In Bacteroidia bacterium, a genomic segment contains:
- a CDS encoding DoxX family protein produces the protein MIKILNSILMLVAVFMGLKQGYAMLTAKTEMLEMFGKWNFSKTAVMINGAITMLSALFILFPKTFVWGNFLMSAGILLIICFHLLDKDLKGVAIELPFLLLNLVIIYLKHPLSKTN, from the coding sequence ATGATAAAAATCTTAAATTCAATTCTAATGCTTGTAGCAGTCTTTATGGGACTGAAACAGGGTTATGCAATGCTAACAGCAAAAACAGAAATGCTTGAAATGTTCGGCAAATGGAATTTTAGCAAAACAGCCGTAATGATAAACGGAGCAATCACAATGTTGAGTGCTTTGTTTATTCTTTTTCCAAAGACTTTTGTTTGGGGCAATTTTCTAATGAGTGCAGGCATTTTACTGATTATTTGCTTTCATCTTCTCGATAAAGATTTAAAAGGCGTAGCCATTGAACTGCCATTCTTGTTGCTCAATTTGGTAATTATTTATTTGAAACATCCACTTTCAAAAACCAATTGA